The sequence TGTCTTTCCTCAATAAGTCTTTCTATGCTTTTTGCTCCCATCTGTTTCTCTCCTTAGAATTTTAATCCTTTTTCTCTTGCTGCTTCAGCAAATGCTTTAACTTTACCGTGGTAAATAAAACCACCTCTGTCAAAAACAACATTTTCAATTCCTTTAGCAAGGGCTTTTTCTGCTATAAATTCGCCAAGTTTTTTGGCCATCTCTATATTTTTACCGCCCCTAACCCCATATTTTTCAACAAAATCTTTATCAATAGTAGAGGCGCTTACAAGTGT comes from Persephonella sp. and encodes:
- the rplR gene encoding 50S ribosomal protein L18; translated protein: MAVKTRRQKRIIRHKRIRKKVFGTAERPRMAFFKSLNNLYVQIIDDEAGKTLVSASTIDKDFVEKYGVRGGKNIEMAKKLGEFIAEKALAKGIENVVFDRGGFIYHGKVKAFAEAAREKGLKF